From one Verrucomicrobiia bacterium genomic stretch:
- a CDS encoding tetratricopeptide repeat protein: MTSADETSPENHFTPALLPWLLAAGMLAVYLLTINHWVAFNSLFTISRVSGWNWQPELQGPLYWLITAPFQLLPLSWIPLALNLLSVLCAGLTLALLARSVALLPQDRTEEQRIRERSDDSSLSIPAAWLPPVLAVLVCGLQLTFWENATIASKDMLDLLVFAYIIRCLLEYRIEGRDSWLLRAALVYGAGMANDWGMVGFFPAYIAALIWIKGLTFFNGRFLSRMFLVGVAGLSLYLLLPLVSAVSSSSPVTFWQALKYNLASQKQFLFLLPFSKTALLHGLADRPLWVLALPTLLPVVIMSIRWPRFSGDISKLGIALANNIFHLFHGAVLLVCLWVALDPDKFSPRHLLPGLPMLTLYYLGALSIGYYSGYLLLVFGARPHRRFHRPQPAYLVLLSRAVVSAVYVLLVAVPLLLVYRNLPAIRTTNGPMLRQFAALTAEHLPAQGAVLLSDEPVRLALLESALTQAGMGQKFLFIDTSGLRTPEYHRFLKSRYPLRWPSNPSKDVKKIYDSDVLPILSGLAASNSLYYLHPSFGYYFELFYGEPHGLVYHLKNYPSHQIDPPPLSKGLIAENEDFWKRADDVTLNAVDAAGTPPVASGSPGLIGLLEQRAHLGHEANLSALLLGKFYARALDSWGVELQRQGLLKEAQAHFDRALDLNPDNVAAKVNLECNRHLQAGESSTVPLPKAVQDQLAKYRSGLQMLRDNGPFDEPSFCLQEGQVFVESGSYRQAAQQFERVTQLAPDHLPSRLLLGRLCIVNQMPDRALQITDEIRQQPERFGFGPTNEAELLWVQTAAWLAKKDSAAAAQVVQSALNHYPGNQDLLTVATRLFMNFGYYSNAVAILDDQLKQTPDDPGTLVNKGYAYLQLKSFAQAIPPLTRVLEMNSSNFPPELHYSALFNRAIAYLRTDKLDEAQQDYEQLHKAFPAGFQFYYGLAEIAYRKKDTNAAVQNYQLYLAHAPTNTAEASFVVARLKELQPGSP; the protein is encoded by the coding sequence ATGACGAGCGCAGACGAAACCAGCCCTGAGAACCACTTTACCCCGGCGCTGTTGCCCTGGCTGCTCGCCGCAGGGATGTTGGCGGTGTACCTGCTGACCATCAACCACTGGGTCGCATTTAACAGCCTCTTCACCATCAGCAGGGTTTCAGGTTGGAACTGGCAACCGGAGTTGCAAGGGCCGCTGTATTGGCTGATCACCGCCCCCTTTCAGTTGCTTCCGCTTTCGTGGATTCCCCTTGCCCTGAATCTCCTGTCGGTTCTTTGTGCTGGTCTGACTCTGGCGCTGCTAGCCCGCTCGGTCGCCTTGCTCCCCCAGGATCGGACTGAAGAGCAGCGCATCCGCGAACGGAGCGATGACTCGTCCCTGTCCATACCCGCCGCGTGGCTGCCTCCGGTCTTGGCGGTGCTGGTCTGCGGGTTGCAATTGACCTTCTGGGAGAATGCGACGATCGCCTCGAAAGACATGCTCGATTTGCTGGTCTTTGCCTATATCATCCGATGCCTGCTCGAGTACCGCATCGAGGGCCGCGATTCCTGGCTGTTGCGGGCAGCCCTGGTGTATGGAGCGGGGATGGCCAATGATTGGGGCATGGTGGGTTTTTTCCCAGCCTATATCGCCGCCCTCATCTGGATTAAGGGCCTTACCTTCTTTAACGGGCGATTCCTCTCGCGGATGTTCCTGGTTGGTGTGGCCGGGTTGTCCCTCTATTTGCTGCTGCCACTGGTCAGCGCAGTGTCCAGCTCCTCGCCCGTCACGTTTTGGCAGGCGCTCAAATATAATCTCGCATCTCAGAAGCAGTTTCTCTTTTTGTTGCCCTTTAGCAAAACGGCGCTCCTTCATGGCCTGGCCGACCGCCCGCTATGGGTTCTGGCGCTGCCGACGCTGCTGCCGGTTGTGATCATGAGCATCCGTTGGCCCAGATTCTCCGGGGACATCAGCAAGCTGGGCATTGCCCTGGCCAATAACATCTTCCACCTCTTTCACGGCGCTGTGCTGCTGGTGTGTCTCTGGGTTGCTTTGGACCCCGACAAATTCAGCCCGCGCCATCTCCTGCCTGGCCTGCCGATGCTGACCCTTTATTACCTGGGCGCTTTGAGCATCGGTTACTACAGCGGCTACTTGCTGCTGGTGTTCGGCGCCCGGCCCCACCGCCGCTTCCACCGGCCTCAACCTGCCTACCTGGTTTTGCTGAGTCGAGCGGTTGTGAGCGCCGTTTACGTGCTGCTAGTCGCCGTTCCGCTGCTGCTGGTTTATCGCAACCTCCCCGCAATTCGCACCACCAACGGCCCCATGTTAAGGCAATTTGCGGCCCTCACAGCGGAGCATCTGCCCGCCCAGGGCGCCGTCTTATTGAGCGATGAGCCCGTGCGCCTCGCGCTGCTTGAATCCGCTTTGACGCAGGCCGGCATGGGCCAGAAGTTCCTCTTCATCGATACCTCCGGCTTGCGAACGCCTGAGTATCACCGGTTCCTTAAAAGCCGTTACCCGTTGCGCTGGCCGAGCAACCCATCGAAGGATGTTAAAAAGATTTACGACTCGGATGTGCTTCCCATCCTTTCGGGCCTGGCCGCGAGCAATAGTCTTTATTATTTGCATCCAAGCTTCGGCTATTATTTCGAACTGTTCTATGGCGAACCTCATGGTCTCGTTTATCACCTCAAAAACTATCCTTCCCACCAGATCGATCCGCCGCCTTTAAGCAAAGGGCTTATCGCCGAGAACGAGGACTTTTGGAAGCGAGCCGATGATGTGACCTTGAACGCGGTCGATGCAGCCGGCACTCCCCCAGTCGCGAGCGGCAGCCCCGGCCTAATCGGATTGCTGGAGCAACGGGCGCACTTGGGGCATGAAGCCAACCTGAGCGCCTTGTTATTGGGGAAGTTTTATGCCCGAGCGCTGGACTCCTGGGGTGTTGAGCTGCAGCGCCAGGGCCTGCTCAAGGAGGCCCAGGCTCATTTCGACCGCGCCCTGGACCTGAACCCGGACAATGTCGCCGCCAAGGTCAACCTCGAGTGCAATCGTCATCTGCAGGCCGGCGAATCCTCCACAGTGCCGTTGCCCAAAGCCGTTCAGGACCAATTGGCCAAATATCGCAGTGGCCTCCAGATGCTCAGAGACAATGGCCCTTTCGACGAACCAAGCTTCTGCCTGCAGGAAGGACAGGTATTCGTCGAATCCGGCAGTTACCGTCAGGCGGCCCAGCAGTTTGAGCGCGTAACCCAATTGGCGCCCGATCATCTGCCCTCCCGTCTGTTGCTCGGGCGGTTGTGCATCGTCAATCAGATGCCGGACCGCGCTCTGCAAATTACCGATGAAATCCGGCAACAACCGGAGCGGTTCGGCTTTGGCCCAACCAACGAAGCCGAGTTGCTTTGGGTCCAAACCGCGGCGTGGCTCGCCAAGAAGGACTCCGCCGCCGCTGCCCAGGTGGTCCAGAGCGCCCTGAACCACTATCCCGGCAACCAGGACCTCTTAACCGTGGCCACGCGGCTTTTCATGAATTTCGGCTATTACTCCAACGCGGTGGCCATCCTCGATGACCAATTGAAACAAACTCCCGACGATCCGGGCACCCTCGTCAACAAGGGTTACGCCTACCTGCAATTGAAATCGTTTGCGCAAGCCATTCCACCCCTGACGCGGGTCTTGGAAATGAACTCGAGCAACTTTCCTCCTGAATTGCACTACTCGGCCCTGTTTAACCGCGCCATCGCTTATCTGCGGACCGATAAGCTCGATGAGGCCCAGCAGGATTACGAGCAACTCCATAAGGCCTTTCCGGCAGGGTTTCAGTTTTATTACGGGCTGGCAGAAATCGCCTATCGCAAGAAGGACACCAATGCCGCTGTGCAGAATTATCAGCTCTATCTGGCCCATGCCCCAACCAACACCGCCGAGGCTTCCTTCGTCGTGGCGCGTCTTAAGGAGTTGCAGCCCGGCTCGCCCTGA
- a CDS encoding MraY family glycosyltransferase: MNFPQNAYLAAMGSAWLVVALSLPLWRQWCLRTGLVDEPGQRKIHEQPIALAGGLAVMTGLLVPILAASALLWWQRANPPAHPPHSALNPRAAFLLFHGLSRRGPELGGILLGAVGMLLVGWLDDKRELRPGPKFAGQFLIALLVAASGARITLFVHNTLFHYAITILWILTLVNAFNFMDNMNGLCAGLGAIGSLYFGAIAAVEGQYLVALIAFLTFGALLGFLPYNFPRARAFLGDAGSHLVGYLLAVLAILPHFYSPKHPRPFAVLIPLVVLGIPLADLVSVVLIRWRAGKPFYLGDTNHLSHRLVRLGLSQTRAVLLIWLMAALIGGLVLL, encoded by the coding sequence GTGAATTTTCCACAGAATGCTTATCTGGCGGCCATGGGGAGCGCCTGGCTGGTGGTCGCTTTATCCTTGCCCTTATGGCGCCAGTGGTGTCTGCGCACAGGGCTGGTGGACGAACCCGGCCAGCGCAAGATTCACGAGCAGCCTATTGCCCTGGCCGGTGGCCTGGCTGTGATGACTGGATTACTCGTGCCCATTCTAGCCGCCTCGGCACTGCTCTGGTGGCAACGCGCCAATCCGCCAGCTCACCCGCCTCATTCCGCCCTTAACCCGCGCGCCGCATTTCTCCTTTTTCACGGCCTCAGCCGGCGCGGACCCGAGTTGGGCGGCATCCTGCTAGGGGCGGTTGGCATGCTGCTGGTGGGCTGGCTGGACGACAAACGCGAGCTGCGTCCCGGGCCAAAGTTTGCCGGGCAATTCTTGATTGCGTTATTGGTTGCTGCCAGCGGCGCGCGCATCACCTTGTTTGTGCATAACACCCTTTTTCATTATGCCATAACGATCCTTTGGATTCTGACGCTGGTAAACGCGTTTAACTTCATGGACAACATGAACGGGCTTTGTGCCGGGCTAGGAGCTATCGGCTCGTTGTACTTTGGGGCCATTGCAGCCGTTGAAGGCCAGTATCTCGTAGCGTTAATCGCTTTCCTGACTTTTGGGGCGTTGCTCGGTTTTCTGCCGTATAACTTCCCTCGCGCGCGAGCTTTTCTGGGCGATGCAGGGAGCCATCTGGTGGGTTATCTCCTGGCCGTTTTGGCCATTCTGCCGCACTTTTACTCGCCCAAGCATCCTCGCCCCTTCGCGGTGCTGATTCCTCTGGTGGTGCTCGGCATTCCGCTGGCCGATTTGGTTTCGGTAGTCCTCATCCGGTGGCGAGCCGGCAAACCCTTTTACCTCGGCGATACCAATCACCTGTCCCATCGCCTCGTCCGCCTCGGCCTTTCCCAAACCCGCGCAGTCCTGCTCATCTGGCTAATGGCGGCATTAATCGGCGGGCTGGTCTTGCTCTAA
- the priA gene encoding primosomal protein N', which produces MIARVTLEVALRKEFDYLVPPELEDSIELGSRVQVPFGPRKVLGCVTGLAEESDQSRLKPVLKVLGAQSLVTPKILKLARWIGEYYCCAPETALKSVLPQAVRQEEAGWRERLYVSALAQAGELPKLPKRQKEVWEFIEQGRELPVQEVLKHFHTTAATLRRLEDRGLVAIAPQISERDPYAREHILPSQSLPLNPAQAKALEAIVTRMEGERVANGLEPKANEKAQSPSVFLLHGVTGSGKTEVYLQALAHALARGQGAIVLVPEISLTPQTVERFKARFSSGRQQTLVAVLHSHLSSGERHDEWHKIRQGRARIVIGARSAIFAPVDPLGLIIVDEEHEQSYKQEEAPRYQARDLAILRGQMEGAAVVLGSATPSLESYHNCLRGKYRLLELLERADNKTMPLVRIVDMRQTIRRAESIPILSPQLKEAITQRLEKKEQVILFLNRRGYATSLQCLQCGYVANCPNCSLTLTYHRQEARLCCHLCGHVEPVPPVCPSPGCGNPAIRYAGLGTQKVEDVLLKLFPHARTVRMDADALKRKEDYRRILGDFRAGKIDILLGTQMIAKGLHFPNVTLVGIIYADLALHRPDFRAGERTFQLLTQVAGRAGRGEVEGEVFVQAFTPFHPAIQFARRHDFTGFYEQEIEFRQQLSYPPFSRIALLTLKGRNEDKVKFSADHLKGELEKRLAGFKDLIMAGPAPAPLLRAEAFYRYQVMLRTRRMSALSSQLAQFMQKLALPEGVSLIVDIDPVELG; this is translated from the coding sequence ATGATCGCTCGCGTCACGCTTGAGGTTGCCTTGCGCAAGGAATTTGATTACCTGGTGCCGCCGGAGCTAGAGGATTCGATTGAGTTGGGGAGCCGTGTGCAGGTGCCTTTTGGGCCGAGGAAAGTGCTGGGCTGTGTGACGGGGTTGGCTGAGGAATCGGACCAGAGCCGGCTCAAGCCGGTGCTCAAGGTGCTGGGGGCCCAGTCGCTGGTGACGCCAAAGATACTCAAGCTGGCTCGCTGGATTGGCGAGTACTACTGCTGCGCGCCTGAGACCGCCTTGAAATCAGTGCTCCCGCAGGCCGTGCGCCAAGAAGAGGCGGGATGGCGCGAGCGCCTCTACGTGAGCGCCCTGGCGCAGGCTGGGGAATTGCCCAAGCTGCCAAAGCGCCAGAAGGAGGTTTGGGAATTTATCGAGCAGGGGCGCGAGTTGCCCGTGCAGGAAGTGCTTAAGCATTTTCATACTACCGCTGCAACGCTGCGCCGGCTCGAGGACAGAGGATTGGTTGCCATCGCGCCGCAGATATCCGAACGCGATCCTTACGCCCGCGAGCATATCCTTCCCAGCCAATCGCTCCCGCTCAACCCTGCCCAGGCCAAGGCCCTGGAAGCAATCGTCACGCGAATGGAGGGAGAACGGGTGGCAAACGGCCTCGAGCCCAAGGCCAATGAGAAGGCCCAGAGCCCTTCGGTTTTCCTTCTGCATGGCGTGACCGGCAGCGGCAAAACCGAAGTCTATCTCCAGGCCCTCGCCCATGCCCTCGCGCGCGGACAAGGCGCCATTGTCCTGGTTCCAGAAATCTCTCTCACGCCGCAGACCGTGGAGCGATTTAAAGCGCGGTTCAGTTCGGGCCGGCAGCAGACGCTCGTGGCGGTTTTGCACAGCCATTTGTCCTCTGGCGAACGCCATGACGAATGGCACAAAATCCGACAGGGCCGCGCGCGGATTGTCATTGGAGCGCGTTCGGCGATTTTTGCCCCGGTCGATCCGCTGGGACTGATCATTGTGGATGAAGAGCACGAACAAAGTTACAAGCAGGAAGAGGCGCCGCGTTACCAGGCGCGTGACCTGGCGATCTTGCGTGGCCAGATGGAAGGGGCCGCGGTGGTTTTGGGGTCAGCCACCCCATCGCTGGAGAGCTATCATAACTGTCTGCGTGGCAAGTACCGGCTGCTGGAATTGCTTGAGCGCGCAGATAACAAAACCATGCCGCTGGTGCGCATTGTAGATATGCGCCAGACGATACGACGCGCCGAGAGCATCCCGATTCTTTCGCCGCAACTCAAAGAGGCGATCACGCAACGGCTCGAAAAGAAGGAGCAGGTCATCCTTTTTCTGAACCGGCGCGGCTACGCCACTTCCCTGCAATGCCTCCAATGCGGTTATGTGGCCAATTGCCCCAACTGCAGCCTGACCCTGACCTATCATCGGCAGGAGGCGCGCCTATGCTGTCATCTGTGCGGTCACGTCGAGCCGGTTCCGCCGGTCTGTCCCAGCCCGGGCTGCGGGAACCCGGCGATTCGTTACGCCGGCCTGGGCACGCAGAAAGTAGAAGATGTCCTGCTCAAGCTTTTCCCTCATGCGCGAACGGTGCGCATGGATGCTGATGCGTTGAAACGCAAGGAAGATTACCGGCGAATCCTGGGTGATTTCCGCGCCGGCAAGATTGATATTCTCCTGGGGACCCAAATGATAGCCAAAGGCCTGCACTTCCCGAATGTGACATTGGTGGGCATTATTTACGCCGATCTCGCCCTGCACCGACCGGATTTCCGGGCTGGTGAACGCACCTTCCAGTTGCTCACGCAAGTTGCCGGCCGAGCCGGGCGCGGCGAGGTCGAAGGGGAAGTCTTTGTGCAGGCATTCACCCCCTTTCACCCGGCCATTCAGTTTGCGCGCCGGCATGACTTCACCGGATTTTACGAGCAGGAAATCGAGTTTCGCCAGCAACTCTCCTATCCGCCCTTCAGCCGCATTGCGCTGCTCACTCTGAAAGGGCGCAATGAGGACAAGGTGAAATTCTCAGCCGACCACCTTAAAGGCGAGTTGGAGAAGCGGCTGGCGGGTTTTAAGGATTTGATTATGGCCGGACCGGCGCCCGCGCCGTTGCTGCGGGCAGAGGCCTTTTACCGTTACCAGGTGATGCTTCGCACGCGGCGAATGAGCGCCCTGAGCAGCCAATTGGCGCAGTTCATGCAAAAATTAGCGCTGCCCGAGGGGGTTTCTCTCATCGTGGACATTGACCCCGTCGAGCTAGGCTAA
- a CDS encoding glycosyltransferase family 4 protein, translated as MRVVHIITRLIVGGAQENTAASVLGLRQKPGLEVHLITGLSEGPEGSLETKFSGCPEVLEILPELVRPVNPWKDGRALQRLTAILRAMRPDVVHTHSGKAGVIGRLAAARVGVPIIVHTIHGPSFGSFQGPLANLAFRAAERYAARVTTHFVVVADAMKQQYLAAGIGHPAQYTRIFSGFALEPFLEARNDLQLRASLGLGPEDIVVGKIARLVGLKGHDDLFAAAPALVKSCPRLKFLLVGDGDWRGRFEAQTRSLGLQQHFVFAGLVAPEKVASLMGVMDIVTHLSAREGLPRALPQALAAGRPVVAYDRDGAREVCLDKETGFLVRPGDLVLLRQRLLELAGDPALRARLGERGRQFVRERFGVQQMVDELHRLYLRLADQAQPQPLATA; from the coding sequence ATGCGGGTCGTACACATCATCACTCGCTTAATCGTCGGGGGCGCCCAGGAAAACACCGCCGCATCCGTTCTGGGGCTGCGTCAAAAACCGGGTCTGGAGGTTCACTTAATCACGGGCCTCTCTGAAGGCCCGGAGGGTTCGTTAGAAACCAAGTTCTCCGGCTGCCCTGAAGTGCTCGAGATACTTCCTGAGCTGGTGCGGCCAGTCAATCCCTGGAAAGATGGGCGCGCACTGCAGCGGCTCACGGCTATTTTGCGAGCCATGCGCCCCGATGTCGTTCACACCCACAGCGGCAAAGCCGGCGTGATTGGCAGGCTCGCCGCAGCCCGCGTCGGCGTTCCAATTATCGTCCATACGATTCACGGCCCTTCATTTGGTTCCTTTCAGGGACCCCTGGCCAATTTGGCTTTCCGGGCTGCCGAGCGCTACGCAGCCAGGGTGACCACGCATTTTGTCGTGGTTGCTGACGCCATGAAACAGCAATACCTGGCCGCAGGCATCGGTCATCCTGCTCAATACACCCGCATCTTTAGCGGGTTCGCCCTGGAACCATTTCTCGAAGCGCGCAATGATTTGCAGTTGCGCGCCAGCCTTGGCTTGGGTCCCGAAGATATCGTGGTGGGTAAAATCGCCCGCCTGGTGGGTCTGAAAGGGCATGACGACCTCTTTGCCGCAGCGCCGGCTCTGGTCAAAAGTTGCCCGCGTCTAAAGTTCCTGTTAGTTGGTGATGGCGATTGGCGCGGGCGTTTTGAAGCCCAGACCCGCTCGCTTGGATTGCAGCAGCACTTTGTTTTTGCCGGTCTTGTTGCGCCCGAGAAAGTCGCCTCGCTCATGGGAGTGATGGACATCGTCACGCACCTGTCGGCCCGCGAAGGGCTCCCTCGCGCGCTCCCCCAAGCCTTGGCGGCAGGGCGTCCGGTCGTGGCCTACGATCGGGATGGCGCTCGAGAGGTTTGCCTCGATAAGGAGACCGGCTTTTTGGTGCGACCCGGCGACCTGGTATTGCTGCGCCAGCGGTTGCTCGAACTGGCGGGCGACCCGGCGCTCCGGGCCCGCTTGGGCGAGCGGGGGCGCCAATTTGTCCGTGAACGCTTTGGAGTCCAGCAAATGGTGGATGAGCTGCACCGTCTTTATTTGAGGCTGGCAGACCAAGCCCAACCCCAACCACTCGCTACGGCGTGA